Sequence from the Nerophis lumbriciformis linkage group LG34, RoL_Nlum_v2.1, whole genome shotgun sequence genome:
CCAATTTATCCCCAAACCatccccatggtagaaaagattctcgacaatcttctacttaaaaaatttatcaatttgaaACAAAAAAGGTATCTCCTGGGGGAACCGGACCCTCGCTCCCGCAGGTTTTATATGCTCcccaaaattcacaaggagccagacaagtggagtaagccccacgagatccctccgggccgacccattgtgtctgactgcggcagcgagacgtacagaacggcagaGTACATCGACCATTTTTTAACGCCCCTCTCCGTTcgacacgacagctacctcagggatacttaTGATttcattgataaaatcaagaatgtgcacattcccccagatgccatcttATTTACCattgacattgacagcctgtatacaaacattgacatCAGTGAGGGTgtccaggctgtcaaaaatgtcttccacAGGTACCGTGACGTCAGCAGGCCTGAAAAGGAGCTCTTGCAGCTCCTTgaaattaatttgaggagaaacgatttTGAGTTCgatggtcgtttctacctccagattaagggcactgctatgggcaagaaattcgcGCCGgcttatgccaacatttttatggcagagtgggagacctcggcCTTGGCCtcttgcccaaaacgtcctctccactacttccggtaccttgaTGACATATGGGGCGTCTGGACTCATTCCGGTGAGGAGTTCGGCATATTTTTGAacgcgctgaacactcacaataaaaacattaccatcaagtcgaccacgagcatcaCATCCGTCGACTTTTTGgataccacgacattcaagggtccgaaTTTTGATAAAACGCAACATTTGGACATTAAGGTGTTCTTCAAGGGGACCGACACCCATGCGCTCCtttacaaaagcagcttccaccccaagcacacCTTTGCGGggctggtgaaatcccaattactTAGGTTTCATCGTATCTGCACCAGGCGGGAGGACTTCCTGGTGGCCTCGAAGGCCCTCTTCTCTGCCCTGAAGAGGAGGGGCTactccaggtccttcctcagacggcagttgagggtcttcctgGACCCGAAGGGACCTCCCCCTGGGACAGACGTgatccccttgatcaccacctactctcccgcgGCCGTACGGGTCGTTAGAAAGGTCAAAAACAACTTCCGGACCTTTTTGGAGAGTAGTGGGAGGCTGCCGGAGCATtatgtggtgccggcctaccggaaGAATTCTAACTTgagtgatctgttggtcagggccagggtcagctcattgagagacccgccctccactcggagggacacccttgtccgccgcgcgcaatggttggtgaacccccacaaccgcaaggttttccagccgttgtgccgtggcggccgacacacccagaATTGTGTATATGTGATTCGGTGTCAACGATGTGGCgagatgtacgtgggcgagacgggcaataccatagctaggagattcgcccaacacaagtacaacatcgttagacaCAAAAATACCGACACTCACCTGGTCCAGCACTTTGTCCGACACggttggtcttccgtccgggtgaCTGTCCTCGAGATGAACCCcagatggagcctcgcccaacgtcaCAGGGCGGAGCTCCTCTGGATCGTAAAGTTGGGCACCAGATATCCGGGGGGCCTAAACGAGATGTGAGTGTTAGCCGGTTGGATTGTCGAAGGACAGCGCACATTCCCTCTGTACTTCCCCTCTTTATTTTCCTTATATCCCCccaaccccccctcttccctaaccctaaccctaaccctaaccccaatcctaaccctaaccctaaccccaatcctaaccctaaccctaaccccaatcctaaccctaaccctaaccccaatcctaaccctaaccctaaccctaaccctaaccctaaccccaaacctaaccagccagtgcctccaatcctaGCCGGCTCTCGCTCTCCCCTTCGGTGCCTCCTGAACCTGACACCTGTGGACACAGGAACAAGTTCAATACAAACGTCAACAATATTTACCTGAAAAGAATATCAACATAACACATCAACAATACTTACCTGAAAACAATTTCAACACAACACGTCAACAATACTTACCTGAAAACAATCCCAACACAACACATCAACAATACTCATCTGAAAATAATTTCAACACAACATATCCACAATATTTACCTGGGGATGGTGtaagacacacatacacacatccaAACCTATATATGGGAGACAACAGGGACATCCTCTGCTCCCTCCTTGTTCGTTTCTGAAGCCCTAGATCACAATTCAGGGTGTTTTCAGCATTATTTGCATAATTCACTCATCTAATTTCATTAGCGCTTATATCtacataaatcatatttttgtgcCTTAGCAGCCTGGGAATTCAGAGGGTCACTGTGTTTGTTATCGTTTTGCACCTTTTATTTTGGcaaaaaaagttctattttgaaggccaatGTTGTGCATGACGGGGACCCCACCCCCCTAATTTTAATGTTTGTTGTTATTGGCACTTGTTTCCCGCAAATTATCTTTGTTGGACCAATAGATTGGTGGCACACAAGAGACTACTTGTGCTTAGCTACCCTTCCTCACGAGTCATGCCTGATGAAGGTTTTCAACCGAAACGTTGCAGCAATTTGACTCGTTTTATGTAAATATACCTTTTCTCAACTTTATTATTTTCTTCAACACATCGTTCTATTTTTGGACTATTTGTTTACCTGCTGTGCCCAGCTGGACTGAGCACCACGTGAGGCGCCGTTCTGACAACTCACTGTTTGTTCGGTAAATAAACCGTCTATTTTTTCAAATACAATTTACATTTATATTTCTAGTCCATCTCGTTGGCTTATTAGTGtaagatattgcatatttttgccaCAAAAAGACAATATTCTTACCTAATACAATTTAAAGCCCAGACCGGAAGTGCTCCCTTCGAactcggcggaagtcccgcccACGAGCATCCGGTTCGtcctttttattctttttttactaaaagaacggaccaataaaaacatttttacaaaagcgAACTTACCTCAGTTTCGCTAAAACCCTTGCACAACCATCCACACCAACGAATAAAACATTTGTACAAGATGTCGGACTATTACGACGAGGACGAGGGTTGGCTTCCGGTGAGGTCCGGGCGGAAGCGCAGACGGCAGCGTCGAGCTGCGCAACTAGAGAGGCTCACCAGGGATGATGACCATTACGACGACCGCGATGATCATTATCCTCAACGGTTCCACCAGCAGCCCCAGAGAACATATGCTGAGGTGGCGCGGGGAGACCAGCGTTCCCACTTTGAACGACAGCCTCGCCCCTACTCGCGGACACGCCGCCATTGGGAGGGCGCACACCAGGAGGAGCACCACAGCGCCCCCCAGCGGAACCTATGGAGCAATGCACGCTCCACTCAACACAGCAGGGACATTGTGCATCAGAGATATTATCCTCAGACACATTTTATGCCTGAACAGTATCCCCAAaggcgtccccgcaatcctccccgtcctcAAACACATTATAGGCCTGAACATTATCCACAAAGGCGTCCCCGCACTCCTCCACGTCCTCAAACACAATTTAGGCCTGAACATTTTATGCCTGAATACCCACAAAGGCGTCCCCGCAGGGCTCCCCGTCCTCAAACACATTTTGTGCCTGAACATTTAATGCCTGAACATTACCCACAAAGGCGTCCCCGCAATCATGCCCGTCCCAAGCAGACACGCAATCAGCGTCAGGACGCTTTTAGGAGGAATGTACCCCCCAATAACTTCACAACAGACAtagaggggaatttaaaagccaAGTGTTGTTATAATATCATTAAAATCACACACCATTGGAATAATGTCACAAAAGACACTTTTCCACAGGCAATATTAAAAATGGAACAGACGCTTTCCACCATGATTAGACCGGCGGTGACCAGCCCTGAGACGGAAGCATTCATCAAAGAAAATGCCCAAAATTGGGCACACACAACGGTCGTCATTTTAAGAGAACACTATGAAAAAAGTTTACACCAGGAAATGGACAAATTAACCAAATTTATTGGTGAGGACTGGAGACCCGCTTTCCAGCTGGCCTCCACATGGACCAGGAagcatctgggacgcagactgatgggagACACTCTCCGGCAGGCCGAGACTCGGATTGTCAGGGCTTTTGACGACCTCCCTGTCAACACTGAGGTGCCACACCCGGTCCGCTCCTCGCCACCCCGGCCCGCCGCCCTGGTATCGGTGGCCACCGCCACAGATCCTGTCGGCGCAGATAGGACTCCTGGCGTGGTACGGGCAGGGAGCCCTCCAGTGCAGACCGTCACCCGTGCATCGGTGGCCACCAGCACCGACGCCCCCCGCTCAGACTGGTCTCCGG
This genomic interval carries:
- the LOC133576129 gene encoding uncharacterized protein, with the protein product MRDPIGRRAERGRGRRNNMEPPTVLSPLSWDPSEDVEELCGDIIGECSKRSCSSSRRSRSGATETADPCGDPGGSALRRVGGDWVGGVSRVVSSTGRRFSLCSLGGSLAAGAGGRRGRKIGAIRNGGTAARSTSGDQSERGASVLVATDARVTVCTGGLPARTTPGVLSAPTGSVAVATDTRAAGRGGEERTGCGTSVLTGRSSKALTIRVSACRRVSPISLRPRCFLVHVEASWKAGLQSSPINLVNLSISWFIGGYIPPKSVLTLIACLLGTGMIAGTPLWDVEECGDAFVDNVQAYNVFEDGEDCGDAFGDTVQVPLGGAVVLLLVCALPMAACPRVGARLSFKVGTLVSPRHLSICSLGLLVEPLRIMIIAVVVMVIIPGEPL